From the Peptococcaceae bacterium 1198_IL3148 genome, the window AAGGAGGAATTTAGAATGAAAAAATTTGTTTGTACAGTATGTGGGTATGTACACAATGGAGAAACTGCACCAGAAAAATGTCCACAATGTGGAGTGAAAGCTGAAAAGTTTGTGGAAAAACAAGCGGGCGAAACACTGGCTTGGGCCGATGAGCATAAAGTTGGCGTTGCCAAAGGCTTAGATCCAGAGGTGGTGCAAGCCCTTAAAGATAACTTCATGGGTGAATGTACAGAGGTAGGTATGTATTTGGCCATGAGTAGGCAAGCTGACCGTCAAGGTTATCCCGAGGTGGCTGAAGCATATAAGAGAATTGCTTGGGAAGAAGCTGAACACGCAGCTAAATTTGCTGAATTGTTAGGTGAAGTTGTGGCTGCCGATACTAAAGCCAACCTACAAGCAAGGGTGGAAGCAGAGCACGGTGCTTGCCAAGGTAAAAAGGACTTGGCAACCAAAGCTAAACAACTGGGCTACGATGCCATTCACGACACCGTTCATGAAATGTGTAAAGACGAAGCCCGCCACGGTGCAGCCTTTAATGGCCTGTTAAACAGATATTTCAAATAAAACACCGAACAGCCAAACGGGTAGTTAAGTCAACTACCCGTTTCTGTTTATCGATACTTTCTGCGTTTAAATATAGACACAAAAACAATGGCCCCCACCAGAACCGCAGACGATGCTACAACTGTTTCCATATAAATTTGGCCGCCGCTTTCAACCCTTTGCTCCTCAGGCATGAACCCACCGGGTGCCCCCCTATGCTGGCCATTATTATTAAACCCGCCGGGTTCCATTGGGAGCCTTTCACCGCCATTAAAATCTGGCTGTGTAGCACCTCCCCCATTGTTTTCTCCCAGATTGGGCGGCATCATGTTGTCAGGCCCTTTTTCCATTATTCCCCGCATGTTCCCCGGTTCAAAACCACCGGTTTCCGCTTCCACAACTAATTCACCGGAAAGCTGAGCCAGTATGGACGCTGAGCGCTGGGCTGCAAATTCCGGTAAGCTGTTTTCCCCAGACACCCCCTGTTTAAATTCCTCGGTGGTATAAAATTTAGTTGGGTCCCTTTCCACATAGGGTAAAATAATTGCTGCCACCTCTTGGGTAATGGATTGAATATGTTCCTCTGTTAATAAATTGATGGCAATTTCTTTCAAATGAGCTTCATATTGTTCCCTATATTCAGCCACCGATAGCAGTGCGTTTAACAATGGCCGATCTGCCAATGTTGTTCCGGAAACCGGCGTAGTAATGCTAAAATTAATACTGTTTTCGTTTATCAGTTTTTGGTTGCCAGGCATACCCATGAACTTACGGTTGGGCACGTCGGCATTTTTATTGGCCGGATTTTGTGTCTGATCTACCTGTTCGTTTTTATCAATCTCTCGGTTTCTTGCTCCACCGACAGCGAATCCACCAAAGGCCATGTTGTAATCCCAAGGGATAATGGAAAACACATCGTCCTGCTCATACAAATAGTAATTGTGTTTCATTGGTCCTTGGTAGCTGTCCAAACTCACTAAAGCGGTATTGGTGGCAAAGTAACGCAGCATCTCATCCACATCCACATGGGATGCTATATCTCCCCCATGATTAATGGCAGCGAGAAAATTTATCATTGCCGATTGATCTGAGGTTTCCACATTTGTTTTTAATATTAACCCTGGGTAATCTTTTATATCATCACTAATCCATTTCAGATCACTGCCAGTGCCTTCTGGTTTATATAAATCACCGCCACTGTCAGCAAAATTACGGGCGATAAATATCTCATCAATCTGTTCCACCCCTAAATAAAGTCCCCATTCCTTCCCGTTGATGGTGACATACATATAGGAGTTGGCTGGGCTGGGCAACCCCATTTCCGCTATTAATTTATAGGAAACATATTCCTTCATTTGGGTAGCATCACTAAAGTTATTATTCAGATTTAATTTTTTTAATCCATACAAATTTTGCTCACCATTGTAGTAATCAAAATCTATTTTAAAGCTATAACGATCGCTATCTTCCATCCTCGCCACCGAACTCAATGAGGAATTGCCTTTCACCCGCAAACCAACATGCTCTACTTTCTCCCCATTGATTTCTACAGTGGCCTCTACAATCTCTTCTGCCAGCGGATCTTCTAATATCTTTGTTAAGTCGCTTTCCGCCAGGGTGATGTTAACGGTGGTGACTTTGCTTTGATCAAAAACCCGCTCCACATAGGCAAAATTAACGTCACTTGCTTCCAGACCAAGACGTGGCAAAATAATAATTGAACCAGTGAAAATAATGAACAAAAGGCCGAAGACACCCCAAATATATTTGTTTTTGATCATCAACATACCCCTCTGACCAGGCTAGGCTGTAAAATTGCCATCATAGCTTAACATAACGGCAGAGGATACCCCTGCAAGCTTTGATAATTCAGCTAAGAAATCGGTTTGATTTGGTTTTACTCTCACTTCATAAGTAACTTCCGTTTCCTCACCGCTGATCACCGACTTGGACTTTAAAGAATATTTTTTTGCTTGCCGCGCAATGATTTTCTCCACTGATTTTTCAACTGTATCCGCCGAGTACTTAACGATTAATAAGTATGGATTCTCAATGGTAATGCGGTTGACAAAAAACACCATCACCAAACCAATCATCACTGATCCGATGGTGACCAATGGGATAAAACCGGCACCACATAAAATACCGGAAACAATGGCCCAAAACAAAAAGACTAAATCCATTGGGTCTTTAATGGGGGTCCGGAAACGTACAATTGATAGCGCACCAACCATACCCAGGGATAACAGCACATTGGATGCGATGCCCATAATGATCAGCGCTGTGGCCATGGTCATGATAATCAGTGAGATGTTAAAAGTGTGGGAGTAAATCACCCCGGAAAATGTCTTTTTATAGACCACATAAATGAATAATCCCACTGCAAAGGCCACCACTAAAGCAATTACCGAATCAACAAGCGAAAAACTCATTGTTTTTTCTAAAAAACTTGATTTAAAGATGTCATTAAAATTAAAGGTTTCCATGATTATATCTGGCCTCCAAGATATGTATTTTTACCCATACATTCTACTAAGCTGATATTTTGAATAGGCATCTCTACGCCGATCCATCATTTGCAGCGAATACTTAATAAAGTCCGGCAAATATTGGTCATATTTTACTTCCAGAATGACTAAATTCGGCTCCAAAGCCGGTACCATATTTATTTTGGGATTTAGTAAATCATTGTTGCGAAAGCTGGTTTTAATTGAACTGTCAAAGGTTACCCGCACGTTGCCATAGGGGTAAATATAGGCTTCTCGGGTATAGTCCACAATGGTAATGGGCTTCAATTGATAGAGCTTCATTTGCACATATAGCTCCCGCATCAGTGGCCGACTGTCATCTTCCAACCATTGATAATCACCGCATCTAATGCGTTCATATTCCTTGGCGCTAATCCGGCATTTTTCTTTAAAGGTCATGTAATCTCGCTTGCTTTTCTTTTCCAGATTGATATAATCCCTTTGATGATCATAAAGCCGCACCCGGAATTTGGCGCGTTTATAATAGCCCTCCTTTTTCTCGGTTAAAATTTTGTTATCAAAGTTATCAAAATACACACTGCGAATTAGATATTTGCCATCATTTTTCGCATTTTTATCCAGAGGCATTAAATACCTTAGCTTGTTTTTAAGCACATAATAATCCGCTTTAGAAATGGCATGTTTTAATTCCATCCGTCCTTTGCCGGTCATAAAAAACTCCTTTCTACTCCCTTAGTTTCTCATTTATTGCTGATTACTTGTCAGGGTAACATCAACAGTCTGCAAATCACCCTGGCGGTAAAATTTAATTTGCACTTCATCTCCAATGGAAGATTCGGTATACAAATATTTACGCAGATCATTATCATCTTTAATTTCTTGTCCATCTATGGCTACAATTACATCTCCCTGTTGAATTCCAGCCTTGGCAGCGGCGGAAGCTTGAGCGACATAAACAACCATTGCCCCATCTGTTAAACCCGGCGCCAATTTTTGCCTGTAGTACGGCGAGATTTCATTAAGACCTGCTAAACTAACCCCTAAATAAGGACGCACTACCTCTCCATTTTTTGTAATTTCATCAACCAGCGTGGCCACATCATTGCTGGGAATGGCAAAGCCTAATCCTTCTACGCCACTTTCAGTGATCTTTAAACTATTAATGCCCACCAGTTGCCCCGCTAAATTAATTAGTGCGCCCCCGCTATTACCCGGATTAATGGCGGCATCTGTTTGAATAACCTCCAAGTCCCACTCTCCAGCAGAGGTATCAACCGAAATAGTCCGATTAACTGCACTAACAATTCCTTGGGTTACGGTGCGGGATAAATCCAGTCCCAGGGGGTTACCAATGGCTAACACTTGGTCGCCCGCCCGCAGCGCGTCGGAATCGCCAAATGTCAAAGGCGTAATATCATAGTTACCGCTAATTTTTAATACCGCAATATCAGTTAATGAATCGGTGCCAACCAATTCTGCCGTCACAGTTTCACCATTATATAACGAAACCTCAATTTCCTTCGCCCCTTCAATAACATGGTTATTGGTCACAATATAAGCGGCATTAGCGGTCACTTTGTAGACAACCCCTGATCCAGTACCTTGTTTCTGTTCCACAGTGGAGCGGGTAAAGGGATTGCTTTGCTGTCCGATATTTACCACACCAACTATGGCTTTAGAAGATTGTTCAACAATATCGGCAACTGAAACAGTGGTTGTAGAGGATATGGTTGTCGCTAGCGGTTTAACGTTGACAGAGGCAGATGTTTCTTGTTGCATACCGCCATCGACAACCCCCCCATTGAAATAGTTAATGCTTGGTACTGCTACCAAGGTTAATACCGCTCCCATTACACCGGCAACGATATTGGTTAAAAATACCTTTAACCATGGTTTTTTTGTGGCAGTTTCCACAATTAATCACCTCTTTCTTCTATCTCTAACGATTGTTATTGTAACCCCCCAATGTGTCAGGAAAATGTCAAGGTAAATTTTTATATAAGGGGAATTGAAAATAAAAAAGCTACCAACATAAGTTAGTAGCTTAAAGAAACATTTGCTCGTTCACAGGCAAGCATGGAAGCCTTCTCTACAATTTAATCCGCCTTCGGTAAGCTAACGCGGAAGGTGGTACCGGCTGGCGAACTGGTTCGCAGTTCGAGATCGCCCCCCAGAGATTGGGCAATCATTTTACTAAAGGGTAATCCTAAACCCAGTCCGCCCACTTTATATTTTTTGTTTGCCCCTCGGTAAAAACGTTCAAAAATATAGGCTTGCTCCTCTTCGGGAATGCCTATGCCAGTGTCGGTTACATCAATGGTAACGTGATTTTGTTCCGTTCCCAGACTGACTTCAATTGTTCCCCCACTGCCAATGACATGTTTAGCATTATTAAGTAAATTGGTGATGATTTGCTGAAATCGAATGGGATCTACTTTTACCTCTACCGTTTCATCCAGCAATGACACCGCTATTTCAACATCCCCTTCGTCCTGGGTAATTTGCCATTGGCGAGTACAGTCCCTCACCAGCCTATTGATTGAATGAATTTCCTTTGTCACTGGCACAGCATTGGCGGCGAAGGTGTTAAAGGCCAATAAATCTTCCACCATTTTCTTTATTTTAGCTGTTTCTTTTAAAGATATTTCCAAAAACTCCTTGGCCTCAGCCCCTTCTACCACACCATCATTCACCGCCTGTAACAACCCGCTGATGGATGTGACTGGGGTCTTTAATTCATGGGTAACACCGGCCAACAATTCTGTGCGCAGTGTTTCCAGTTGCTTTAGCTTTTGGGACATCTCTTTAAAGGAATTAATCAGCTCATATACCTCTGCTTCCTTTACATCACTGGGAAGGTCAATATTATAATCCCCCTCTTCCACTTGCCGGGCCGCTGCTGCCACCTGCTTAATCGGTTTAGATAATCTTCCCGATAAAAAATAGATGGCCGCCCAACCCAGTAAAGCCAGGCTAATAATCATAACGGCCAATTGCCGATATTCCTGATTCACCCGGGACAGGTTTTGCTCTAATTCCATAAATACCACATAGCCCAACAAAAATGATGCCGTTTCAATGGGCTTTTTAACCACATATAAATGCCCTAATTTTTCATCAGCGGCTAACCTTTGCACTTCATCTTCATTATTTAATATTGCCGGATGTAACCGCTGTTCCATTGGATTTGGCGGACGGTTGCTGAAAAGTATTTTCCCTCCGGGATTGACAATATAAATGAAGGGGTTAATTTCCATATCTATAAGCCGACCACGATCAACCAAAAAACGGTGGACGTCCCTTTCCGGTGGCATTCTCTCTTCATTGTTATTTACAATGCGATTGGCAGTTTCTTCGGCCATAAACTCCATCAAATTTAAGCGGTTCTCCAATGTGCTATGTCGAATCCACAATGCCGAAATAATCGCCACCACCACCAGTCCAACCACCAGCGTGATTAAATACTGGGTGATCCAGTAACGCTGCAGTGGTATTTTTTTATCGCTATTTTTCATAAACACTAAACTGATACCCCAATCCCCGAAGTGTTCTAATTTCTCCCTCTGACACTGGCCAGTCTTGCAGCGCTTTTCTTAATCTTTTAATGGATAAATCAACCGCCCGGTCGCTGCCTTCGTACTCCCAGCCCCAAACCTGTTCAATCAATTGCTCCCTGGTAAAGGTTTGGTTTGGATATTCGACAAAAAACAGCAATAAAGACAAATCCCGGGGCGTTAAAGCAATTTCTTCACCGTCAACCTTCACCCGGTGGGCCTGCAGGTCCACCTCTAATCGTCCATAGCGCTTTACCGGATGATCACTTTTTTCTGATCGTCGCAACACTGCCTTCACCCGGGCTACCACCTCATCGCCCACAAAGGGTTTGGAAATATAATCGTCCGCGCCTTTATTTAAACCACTTAACCGATAATTGATGTCTCCCAAAGCGGTCAGCATAATAACGGGACAACTGCTTATCTCTCTAATTTCTTTTAAAATCTTCCAGCCATCCTTACCCGGCAGCATGACATCTAGTAACACTAAGGCTGGCTTCACCTCTTTAAATTTTGCCATGGCCTCATGGCCAGCAAATACTTGCACCGGGTGGAAATTGGCTTTTTGCAGATATGCCTTTAACACCTGGCTAATGGGATACTCGTCTTCAACAATTAAAATTTTTTTCATACTTCCTGCTCCAAACAATAAAATCTACTTTACTATATCATGTCTAGATGTCAGAACAATGTCAAGAAAACGCATTTTATTGTATAATTAGTTATAGATTTATTAAGGAGTGGTTTGAATTATGAAACTTGGCTTAATTAGATGTGCACAAACCGAGGATATGTGTCCTAGCACTACCTGCCTCAAAGTGATTAAAGAAAAAAAGGCGGCCTTCGAAGGTATTAATGAAGAAATAGAAATTGTCGGCTTCAATACCTGCGGCGGCTGCCCCGGTAAAAAAGCAGTCACCAGAGCGGCAGAAATGGTAAAGAGAGGTGCCGATGCCATCGCTTTAGCCTCCTGTATCACCAAAGGTAGTCCCATTTCTTTCACCTGTCCTTTTAACGAACAAATGAAAGCGGCAATTATAAAAAAATTAGGGGATAATATAAAAATCATTGATTATACACACTAAGTACCCGTTGAAGGAGCAAAAATTATGCATAATTTAGTCAAAAGGGTGGCTGCCATTCATGATTTATCAGGCTTTGGCAGAGGCTCCCTAACCGCAATCATACCTGTGCTCTCATTTATGGGTATCCAAGTATGCCCTTTCCCAACGGCAGTTTTATCTACCCATACCGGGGGTTTTAAAGACTTTACCTTTATAGATCTCACCGATCATATGGAAAGTTATATGAATCATTGGCAAAGAGAAAAAATAGAATTTGATTGTATCTATAGCGGCTTTTTAGGTTCACCAAAACAAATTGATATTATTTCAAGGTTTATTGACAACTTTAGAGACCAGTCCAACATGGTTGTGGTGGACCCAGTGATGGCAGACAATGGCAAACTGTATACAACGATGGATGAAACCATGGTTGAAAAAATGAAGGAATTAATTAAAAAGGCAGACATAATTACGCCAAACTTCACCGAAGCGGCCTTTTTATTAAATAAACCCATTGTCAATTCTATTACGGTAGAAGAAATTAAACAGTGGCTGAGGGAATTATCCGCTATGGGACCCTCCATTGCGATTATTACCAGTGTGCCGAATATTAATGAATTGGGCAATACATATGTAATGGCCTACGACCGACCAAATAACAAAATCTGGAAGGTTGGTTGTAAATATATTCCCGCTGAATATCCCGGCACCGGGGATACCTTTACCAGTGTATTAATTGGCAGTTTGCTGACCGGGAATAGTTTACCCATCGCTTTGGATAAATCAGTACAATTTATCACCACCGCCATAAGAGCCAGCTACGGATTTAATTATGATAAAAGGGAAGGGGTATTGCTAGAAAAGGTGTTAGATACCCTAAGATTGCCGGTGATGATCAACAGCTATGAGTTGGTGGAATAAGGGCACTAATGTAAAGGGGTTATTCTACATTTTGATGGTAGAATAACCCCTTTACATCTATTTCACACCCATTAGTTTCGCTGCATTGTTGTAAAAAACATCTGCTAAACCTTGCTCATCTAAGCCACTGGTTAACACCTTCTGCATTTCCACCGTTGGATGGTGGAAGGGGGCATCGGTGCCAAACATAATTCTATCCTTGCCAATTTCATCGTAGGCTTGTTTGATTTTGCTACCCATGGGCATGCCGGACATTTCCAGGTAAAGATTATCGTAGCGCTTAGCCATTTTTAAACTGGCATCAATGTAAACACCATGGCCGTGTCCCATGTGGATCATCACCACTTTAACTTTGGGAAAACGCTCCGCTAACAAACCAATACTCCATGGTAAAGAGTATGGGGGGTGTCCACAGTGGATAAACACCGGAATGTTCAAATCCTCTGCTGCCTGCATAATGGGATCAAGAAATTCGTCATCAGCAACGTAGGCATGCATTAGGGGGTGCAATTTAATACCCACAAAGCCCTCTGTTTTAACATAATGCTGTATTTTTCCAACCACCGTTTCTCCTTCAAAGGGACTGACAAATACAATGGGTAAAATTCTGCCGGGATATTTTTTATACGCAGCCGCAACGTTATCATTGTCAATAATATCGGTACCACATAAAATCACTTTTTCTATTTCATATTCATTCATTTGGCTAATTAAAGCCTCGGCATCAATTGATACACCGGCCCAACCACCAAAATCACCAATATGTGCATGGGCATCAATTTTTTTCACCACTATCGCTCCTTATATATTTTAAATTTTAAAGACAAATACATTATATCAAAGAATTCGTTAAAAGCCGCCTACGATAAATTCTTAGCCATTATAATTTGCTAAATTTCTGTTTGGATTGTTAATTAGTCGTATTTTGTTGAATATTGTATTCTAATGGCCTTTATGATAAAATAAATATAAGCTAATATCATATTCACTTGATTTACCCGCCTTAATTTTCAGGCGGTTTTTTTTATGTCTAAATGGTTACCCACATTATTTTGTGGTTAATCTTTGTTTTTCGGGAATAATAACGTCAGTGATTGGAGGTGGTGCAGGGATGTTAAAGGCAGTTAACGTACTGGCCAAGTTTGACGAAGTGCCGAGAAATGTTTTGGTGTTTATTGCCAACCATTCAACGCCGGACGGAATGTTGATTTACCCTGCTAAAAATATGGCCCGTGAGTTAGGCTATTCAGAATTTGAAGTTAAACAAGCCATAGATTATCTGGAGAGCCAAGGTGTCATTGACGTGCGGGAGGGTCAAGATAAAGAGGAACCAAATGTCATTCTCTATAAAGAAGAATGGTTATTATCTTAAAAAATGACGGCACCTTTAGTTTGGGTGCCGTCATTTTTTAAAGGTTATTTTTATATCCACTATTTCAGGTCGGTTGCCCAGCCTAATGGGTGGTCCCCAAGTACCAAAACCGTTAGAAACAATCACCTGCAGATTATCTTTAGCTAAATAGCCCCAGTCCACTTCAAATATCCTCTGGGTAATTAAATGGTTGGGAAATATTTGCCCCCGGTGAGTATGTCCCGACAGTTGCAA encodes:
- a CDS encoding MarR family transcriptional regulator yields the protein MLKAVNVLAKFDEVPRNVLVFIANHSTPDGMLIYPAKNMARELGYSEFEVKQAIDYLESQGVIDVREGQDKEEPNVILYKEEWLLS
- a CDS encoding HAMP domain-containing sensor histidine kinase produces the protein MKNSDKKIPLQRYWITQYLITLVVGLVVVAIISALWIRHSTLENRLNLMEFMAEETANRIVNNNEERMPPERDVHRFLVDRGRLIDMEINPFIYIVNPGGKILFSNRPPNPMEQRLHPAILNNEDEVQRLAADEKLGHLYVVKKPIETASFLLGYVVFMELEQNLSRVNQEYRQLAVMIISLALLGWAAIYFLSGRLSKPIKQVAAAARQVEEGDYNIDLPSDVKEAEVYELINSFKEMSQKLKQLETLRTELLAGVTHELKTPVTSISGLLQAVNDGVVEGAEAKEFLEISLKETAKIKKMVEDLLAFNTFAANAVPVTKEIHSINRLVRDCTRQWQITQDEGDVEIAVSLLDETVEVKVDPIRFQQIITNLLNNAKHVIGSGGTIEVSLGTEQNHVTIDVTDTGIGIPEEEQAYIFERFYRGANKKYKVGGLGLGLPFSKMIAQSLGGDLELRTSSPAGTTFRVSLPKAD
- a CDS encoding DUF4956 domain-containing protein, whose amino-acid sequence is METFNFNDIFKSSFLEKTMSFSLVDSVIALVVAFAVGLFIYVVYKKTFSGVIYSHTFNISLIIMTMATALIIMGIASNVLLSLGMVGALSIVRFRTPIKDPMDLVFLFWAIVSGILCGAGFIPLVTIGSVMIGLVMVFFVNRITIENPYLLIVKYSADTVEKSVEKIIARQAKKYSLKSKSVISGEETEVTYEVRVKPNQTDFLAELSKLAGVSSAVMLSYDGNFTA
- a CDS encoding response regulator transcription factor; the protein is MKKILIVEDEYPISQVLKAYLQKANFHPVQVFAGHEAMAKFKEVKPALVLLDVMLPGKDGWKILKEIREISSCPVIMLTALGDINYRLSGLNKGADDYISKPFVGDEVVARVKAVLRRSEKSDHPVKRYGRLEVDLQAHRVKVDGEEIALTPRDLSLLLFFVEYPNQTFTREQLIEQVWGWEYEGSDRAVDLSIKRLRKALQDWPVSEGEIRTLRGLGYQFSVYEK
- a CDS encoding pyridoxamine kinase, which translates into the protein MHNLVKRVAAIHDLSGFGRGSLTAIIPVLSFMGIQVCPFPTAVLSTHTGGFKDFTFIDLTDHMESYMNHWQREKIEFDCIYSGFLGSPKQIDIISRFIDNFRDQSNMVVVDPVMADNGKLYTTMDETMVEKMKELIKKADIITPNFTEAAFLLNKPIVNSITVEEIKQWLRELSAMGPSIAIITSVPNINELGNTYVMAYDRPNNKIWKVGCKYIPAEYPGTGDTFTSVLIGSLLTGNSLPIALDKSVQFITTAIRASYGFNYDKREGVLLEKVLDTLRLPVMINSYELVE
- a CDS encoding CGGC domain-containing protein translates to MKLGLIRCAQTEDMCPSTTCLKVIKEKKAAFEGINEEIEIVGFNTCGGCPGKKAVTRAAEMVKRGADAIALASCITKGSPISFTCPFNEQMKAAIIKKLGDNIKIIDYTH
- a CDS encoding NADH peroxidase is translated as MKKFVCTVCGYVHNGETAPEKCPQCGVKAEKFVEKQAGETLAWADEHKVGVAKGLDPEVVQALKDNFMGECTEVGMYLAMSRQADRQGYPEVAEAYKRIAWEEAEHAAKFAELLGEVVAADTKANLQARVEAEHGACQGKKDLATKAKQLGYDAIHDTVHEMCKDEARHGAAFNGLLNRYFK
- a CDS encoding amidohydrolase family protein, giving the protein MKKIDAHAHIGDFGGWAGVSIDAEALISQMNEYEIEKVILCGTDIIDNDNVAAAYKKYPGRILPIVFVSPFEGETVVGKIQHYVKTEGFVGIKLHPLMHAYVADDEFLDPIMQAAEDLNIPVFIHCGHPPYSLPWSIGLLAERFPKVKVVMIHMGHGHGVYIDASLKMAKRYDNLYLEMSGMPMGSKIKQAYDEIGKDRIMFGTDAPFHHPTVEMQKVLTSGLDEQGLADVFYNNAAKLMGVK
- a CDS encoding polyphosphate polymerase domain-containing protein, whose amino-acid sequence is MTGKGRMELKHAISKADYYVLKNKLRYLMPLDKNAKNDGKYLIRSVYFDNFDNKILTEKKEGYYKRAKFRVRLYDHQRDYINLEKKSKRDYMTFKEKCRISAKEYERIRCGDYQWLEDDSRPLMRELYVQMKLYQLKPITIVDYTREAYIYPYGNVRVTFDSSIKTSFRNNDLLNPKINMVPALEPNLVILEVKYDQYLPDFIKYSLQMMDRRRDAYSKYQLSRMYG
- a CDS encoding trypsin-like peptidase domain-containing protein, which gives rise to METATKKPWLKVFLTNIVAGVMGAVLTLVAVPSINYFNGGVVDGGMQQETSASVNVKPLATTISSTTTVSVADIVEQSSKAIVGVVNIGQQSNPFTRSTVEQKQGTGSGVVYKVTANAAYIVTNNHVIEGAKEIEVSLYNGETVTAELVGTDSLTDIAVLKISGNYDITPLTFGDSDALRAGDQVLAIGNPLGLDLSRTVTQGIVSAVNRTISVDTSAGEWDLEVIQTDAAINPGNSGGALINLAGQLVGINSLKITESGVEGLGFAIPSNDVATLVDEITKNGEVVRPYLGVSLAGLNEISPYYRQKLAPGLTDGAMVVYVAQASAAAKAGIQQGDVIVAIDGQEIKDDNDLRKYLYTESSIGDEVQIKFYRQGDLQTVDVTLTSNQQ
- a CDS encoding CotH kinase family protein, which codes for MIKNKYIWGVFGLLFIIFTGSIIILPRLGLEASDVNFAYVERVFDQSKVTTVNITLAESDLTKILEDPLAEEIVEATVEINGEKVEHVGLRVKGNSSLSSVARMEDSDRYSFKIDFDYYNGEQNLYGLKKLNLNNNFSDATQMKEYVSYKLIAEMGLPSPANSYMYVTINGKEWGLYLGVEQIDEIFIARNFADSGGDLYKPEGTGSDLKWISDDIKDYPGLILKTNVETSDQSAMINFLAAINHGGDIASHVDVDEMLRYFATNTALVSLDSYQGPMKHNYYLYEQDDVFSIIPWDYNMAFGGFAVGGARNREIDKNEQVDQTQNPANKNADVPNRKFMGMPGNQKLINENSINFSITTPVSGTTLADRPLLNALLSVAEYREQYEAHLKEIAINLLTEEHIQSITQEVAAIILPYVERDPTKFYTTEEFKQGVSGENSLPEFAAQRSASILAQLSGELVVEAETGGFEPGNMRGIMEKGPDNMMPPNLGENNGGGATQPDFNGGERLPMEPGGFNNNGQHRGAPGGFMPEEQRVESGGQIYMETVVASSAVLVGAIVFVSIFKRRKYR